Proteins from one Ipomoea triloba cultivar NCNSP0323 chromosome 1, ASM357664v1 genomic window:
- the LOC116027381 gene encoding arogenate dehydratase/prephenate dehydratase 1, chloroplastic-like encodes MALRAVPIWGCCAKRRQHCSVYAKRSECQAGVSEVGFLNSGVERKWRCSAVLVEKPLTLSGVASLPGGSGVEEEEPQIAKPSGFHRDLQSLPKPLTAADFSSYPNDASNVRVAYQGIPGAYGEAAALKAYPSCETVPCEQFEAAFQAVELWLVDKAVLPIENSLGGSLHRNYDLLLRHRLHIVGEVQLVVNHCLLGLPGVRKEELKRVLSHPQALDQCEMTLNKLGVVRVNVNDTAGAAQMIALEGMRDTGAVASARAAEIYGLDILAEYIQDISSNITRYLILAREPIIPGTDRPYKTSIVFTLEEGPGVLFKALACFSLRGINLSKIESRPQRKNPLRVVDASKGSVKYFDYLFYIDFEASMAEPRAQFALGHLQEIARFLRVLGSYPMDTAL; translated from the exons ATGGCTCTGAGGGCCGTGCCAATCTGGGGGTGTTGCGCGAAGCGACGACAACATTGTTCTGTGTACGCTAAAAGATCCGAGTGTCAGGCGGGTGTTTCCGAGGTTGGGTTCTTGAATTCGGGCGTGGAGAGGAAATGGCGGTGCTCGGCTGTCCTGGTGGAGAAGCCATTGACGCTATCTGGTGTTGCTTCACTGCCTGGTGGGAGTGGGGTTGAAGAAGAGGAGCCTCAGATCGCTAAACCCAGTGGATTTCACAGGGATTTGCAATCTCTTCCAA AACCATTGACCGCGgctgatttttcttcttatccTAACGATGCCTCAAATGTCCGGGTTGCTTATCAG GGAATTCCCGGTGCATATGGTGAGGCGGCTGCACTTAAAGCATATCCAAGTTGTGAGACCGTTCCATGTGAGCAATTCGAGGCTGCATTTCAG GCAGTTGAACTTTGGCTAGTGGACAAAGCGGTGCTTCCCATCGAGAACTCTTTAGGGGGTAGCCTCCACCGTAATTACGATTTGCTCCTTCGTCACAGGCTGCATATAGTCGGTGAAGTTCAGTTGGTAGTTAATCACTGCCTTTTAGGTCTTCCCGGAGTTAGGAAGGAGGAACTAAAACGTGTCTTGAGCCACCCCcag GCACTTGATCAATGCGAAATGACTCTGAATAAGTTGGGTGTTGTTAGAGTCAATGTCAACGATACCGCAGGTGCTGCCCAG ATGATAGCCTTGGAAGGAATGAGAGACACGGGAGCAGTAGCAAGTGCTCGAGCTGCAGAAATCTATGGCCTTGATATCCTTGCAGAATACATTCAG GATATCTCCAGCAATATTACCCGTTATCTGATACTTGCAAGAGAACCGATAATACCAGGAACAGATAGGCCATATAAG ACTAGCATCGTTTTCACCCTAGAAGAAGGACCCGGAGTTCTATTCAAGGCGTTAGCATGCTTTTCTCTGAGAGGCATTAATTTGTCGAAG ATTGAAAGCCGGCCACAGAGAAAAAATCCATTAAGAGTAGTTGATGCTTCCAAAGGAAGTGTCAA GTACTTCGATTACTTGTTTTACATAGACTTTGAAGCATCTATGGCTGAACCCCGTGCACAATTCGCTTTGGGACATTTACAG GAAATTGCAAGATTCCTTCGAGTCCTTGGTAGCTACCCTATGGACACTGCTTTATAA